TGAGGCGGGGGGCACTTTCCCGCCTAATCCATGGAAAGTCGAGCGCCTCATGATGCCAAGCGAAGCGCCCTGGCCCCCGAGCCTGAGAAAGCCACCGGTAACGATAACTCTCAAGCAAATTGATTCCTAAACAACAGGTTAACATGAGTCAAATGGAAAAGCCTATATCGAATTTCGAATTTTAATATTCAGCTATTCTGTAACTCTCTTTATTCAAAGGAGACGAAGGCGTCCCTCCGCCGTTAGACGGATTTTAAATGAAAGATGGGAGGGGTGCTCCGTTTGTGTCTGGAACGGGCCACCATCCCCTTGACATAACTCAGTTGAGCCTTGGGAAATTTGGCCTCTTTTCTTTTTTCTAAGGAAACAATGATTTTGTCCAAATCCTCATATCTAATGTTCATATCTTCTTCATCGGTTTGCCCGCTCCATAGGCCTGCGCTTGGAGGCCGTTCGATGATCCGTTGGGGGATTTTCAATTCTTCAGCCAGCTTGCGTACTTGAGACTTGGTAAGGTCGCCCAATGGTAAAAGGTCAGCTCCCCCATCCCCGAATTTTGTGAAGTAGCCCATCAATCGTTCGGACTTGTTTCCCGTTCCGGCAACCAAATAATTTAATTTGTTGGCGTAGTAATAAAGAGCAGCCATTCGTAGGCGGGGTTTAAGGTTGGCCCGGCACATCTCTCCAGCTTCCGGGAGTTGTTGCGAGAATGTTTCATAAACCGGGGAAAGGTCTACGCGTTCCCGGCGGATTCCAAAAGCATCGGCTATCATCATGGCGTCGCGCTCATCTGCGGGTAGGCTGTAGCAAGGCAGGAGAAGCCCCAGGACGTGATCTCCCATCGCCCGTTGGGCCAAAACTGCAACCACTGCCGAATCGATTCCTCCGCTGAGGCCTACCAAAACACCGGCGGCCCCCGCGGCTTCAACTTGGTCACAAATCCAGCGGCTAATCCGCTCGCTAAGTTTCATCAAATTTTCTCTTTTGTTCCGATAGTCGGAAATTTTTTCCATCATAGACGAAGAAAGGGCCTCTGTCAAAAAAAAACTAACATTTAATACCTTACACCTTATATCTTAATGCCTGGGGCCCTGCGCCTTGCCCCTATCATTCTTCAACCTTGGTTGATGACAGAACCGATAACTTAACGGCCCTTACTTTGCGGTAGACTTCTTCTGGCCGGCGTTTCTTTCCTTCTACGGCCAAAAGGTCATGGTCGATGGAAATTTGAAAGAGGTTTTCGTTTTCTTGCAGATAAGGTTGGATAAGTTGCCAGTCTTTCTCCGTGAGCTGGGTAAATTCCCCACCGTTGAGTTGTTCTTCCTCTAAGCGGCTATGGGGATCGCGAACGTAGATGGCTCCTCCGGAGGCCAGGGAAAACAGGTTGGATCCAGGGAAGGGTGTAGGTTGTTCTCGGATTTTCCCGTACTCGTCAAATTCTACTCCGTTCAGGATAACAAACCCTCCCCCTTGGAGGGGGTCGCCGGCCATGAAAGAT
This is a stretch of genomic DNA from Deltaproteobacteria bacterium. It encodes these proteins:
- a CDS encoding NAD+ synthase codes for the protein MMEKISDYRNKRENLMKLSERISRWICDQVEAAGAAGVLVGLSGGIDSAVVAVLAQRAMGDHVLGLLLPCYSLPADERDAMMIADAFGIRRERVDLSPVYETFSQQLPEAGEMCRANLKPRLRMAALYYYANKLNYLVAGTGNKSERLMGYFTKFGDGGADLLPLGDLTKSQVRKLAEELKIPQRIIERPPSAGLWSGQTDEEDMNIRYEDLDKIIVSLEKRKEAKFPKAQLSYVKGMVARSRHKRSTPPIFHLKSV